A region from the Acinonyx jubatus isolate Ajub_Pintada_27869175 chromosome C2, VMU_Ajub_asm_v1.0, whole genome shotgun sequence genome encodes:
- the GPR87 gene encoding G-protein coupled receptor 87 codes for MGLNLTLAKLPDNDLNSQGSHAPSNMSDGPGRNITVHNEFDTIVLPVLYLIIFVASILLNGLAVWIFFHIRNKTSFIFYLKNIVVADLIMTLTFPFRIVHDAGFGPWYFKFILCRYTSVLFYANMYTSIVFLGLISIDRYLKVVKPFGDSRMYSITFTKVLSICVWVIMAVLSLPNIILTNGQLTKENVHDCMKLKSPLGVKWHEAVIYVNSCLFVAVLVILIGCYIAISRYIHKSSKQFISQSSRKRKHNQSIRVVVAVFFTCFLPYHLCRIPFTFSHLDRLLDESAHKILYYCKEMTLFLSACNVCLDPIIYFFMCRSFSRRLFKKSNIRTRSESIRSLQSVRRSEVRIYYDYTDV; via the exons ATGGGGCTCAACTTGACACTTGCAAAATTACCAG ATAATGACCTGAACAGCCAAGGGAGTCACGCACCAAGTAACATGAGCGATGGACCCGGAAGGAACATCACAGTTCACAACGAATTTGACACTATTGTCTTGCCTGTGCTTTACCTCATTATATTTGTGGCAAGCATCTTGCTGAATGGTCTAGCAGTGTGGATCTTCTTCCACATTAGGAATAAAACCAGCTtcatattttatctaaaaaacaTAGTGGTTGCTGACCTCATAATGACACTGACATTTCCATTTCGAATAGTGCATGATGCAGGATTTGGACCTTGGTACTTCAAGTTTATCCTCTGCAGATacacttcagttttattttatgcgAACATGTATACTTCCATCGTATTTCTTGGGCTGATAAGCATTGATCGCTATCTGAAGGTGGTGAAGCCATTTGGGGACTCTCGAATGTATAGCATAACCTTTACTAaggttttatctatttgtgttTGGGTTATCATGGCTGTTCTGTCCTTGCCAAACATCATTCTAACAAATGGCCAACTAACCAAGGAAAATGTTCATGACTGCATGAAACTTAAAAGTCCCTTGGGAGTCAAATGGCATGAAGCAGTCATTTATGTCAACAGCTGCTTATTTGTGGCTGTGCTGGTGATTCTAATCGGATGTTACATAGCCATATCCAGGTACATCCATAAATCCAGCAAGCAATTCATAAGCCAGTCAAGCCGAAAGCGGAAACATAACCAGAGCATAAGGGTGGTTGTGGCAGTGTTCTTCACCTGCTTTCTACCCTATCACTTGTGCAGAATTCCTTTTACTTTCAGTCACTTAGACAGACTTTTAGATGAATCTGCACACAAAATTCTGTATTACTGCAAAGAAATGACACTTTTCCTATCTGCGTGCAATGTGTGCCTAGATCCaatcatttactttttcatgtgTAGGTCATTTTCAAGAAGGCTATTCAAAAAATCCAACATCAGAACCAGAAGCGAAAGCATCAGGTCACTGCAAAGTGTCAGAAGATCAGAAGTCCGCATATATTATGATTACACAGATGTGTAG